TGTCAGTGCGAAGGATCTGGGCACGGGCAAAGAACAGAAGATCACCATTACCGCTTCCAGCGGACTGGATGACAAAGAAGTCGACCGCATGGTGCGTGAAGCCGAAGCGCATGCTTCGGAAGATTCCGCCAAGCGCGAATCAGTAGAAGTGCATAACAAAGCGGATTCACTGGTTTACCAGACGGAAAAATTCCTGACGGAAAATGCAGACAAAGTGGACGCCGCCAAAAAAGCACCTGTGGAATCGGCGATCAGCAGTCTGAAGGAGGCCATCAAAGCGGATAATGTCGAGGCCATGAAGACTCAGATGGAAGCGGTTACTGCCGCCATGCAGTCGATCTCTGCCGACCTGTATTCCAACGCACAGGGACAGGCTCAGCAGCCTGAACCGGAAGCACCGCATGCGGATGCAGGTGCAAGTGATGCCGGTGATAAATCGGATTCAGCAGAAGACGTCATTGATGCCGACTTTGAAATGGTCGACGAAGACAAAAAATAATCATTATACAATAACCTAAATCTACAAGAAGAGGAGATGTCTCCTCTTCTAAAAAACATAAGAGAAACAAGGAGGAATACCATGAATATTCAGCCACTCGCAGACAGAGTACTGGTTGAGCCCCTGAAACTTGACGAAGTGAACAAGGGCGGAATCATCATCCCGGATTCAGCACAGGAAAAACCGCAGGAAGGTGTGGTTATTGCTATCGGAACGGGCAAAATTGATGACAATGGTAAAAAACAGGAATTCAACGTAAGCGTTGGCGACCGTGTTCTTATGCCTAAGTACGGCGGAACAGAAGTTAAAATTGATGACAAAAAGTACCAGATTCTTCGCGAAGACGATATTCTGGCCATCATTAAATAATTTCGAATAAACGATCTTAAGGAGATTAAGAAAATGACAGCAAAACAGTTGAAATTTGATACAGAAGCCCGTCAGTCCATTCTGATCGGTGTGGAAAAATTGAGCCGTGCCGTTAAGGTGACGCTGGGACCACGTGGTCGCAATGTGATCCTGGACAAAAAATATGGTTCACCTACGGTCACCAAAGACGGTGTCAGTGTTGCCAAGGAAATTGAACTGGAAAACCCGTTTGAAAACATGGGTGCACAGATGGTTCGTGAAGTGGCCAGCAAAACCAGCGATATCGCTGGCGATGGTACTACCACAGCGACCGTTCTGGCTGAAGCCATCTACCGTGCCGGTTTGAAAAATGTGACGGCGGGTGCCAATCCGATGTTCATCAAACGCGGTATTGAAAAATCGGTTGAAGCAGCTATTGCTGAACTGCAGACCCTGAGCAAAAAAGTGGAAGATTCCAGCGAAATTGCACAGGTTGCCACGATTTCTGCCAACGGCGATACCACCATCGGCAGCATCATTGCTGAAGCCATGGACAAAGTCGGCAAAGACGGAACGATTACTGTTGAAGAAGCCAAATCGATCGAAACCTACCTCACGGTTGTTGAAGGGATGCAGTTTGATAAAGGCTACCTCAGCCCGTACTTTGTTACCAATTCCGAAAGCATGGAAGTGGTTCTGGAAAATCCCTACATTCTGATCTACGAGAAGAAAGTATCGAACCTGCAGGATCTGTTGCCGGTATTGCAGAACATTGCTAAATCCGGTCGTCCTCTGCTGATCATTGCAGAAGACGTGGAAGGCGAAGCACTGGCCACATTGGTTGTGAACAAACTGCGCGGCACGCTGAATGCCTGTGCTGTAAAAGCTCCTGGCTTTGGTGACCGCCGTAAAGCAATGCTCGAAGATATCGCCGTTTTGACCGGTGGTCGTTTCATCACAGAAGATCTGGGCATTAAGCTCGAAAGCGTACAGCTGGAAGATCTGGGCTCGGTCAAACGCGTAACGATCACAAAAGAAAACACGACTCTCGTAGAAGGTGCTGGCGAAACACCTGAAATTCAGGCACGTATCGCTCAGATTCGTCGTCAGATCGAAGATACTTCTTCTGATTACGATCGTGAAAAACTGCAGGAACGTCTGGCTAAATTGGCCGGTGGTGTGGCTGTGATCAATATCGGTGCTGCCACTGAAACCGAAATGAAAGAAAAGAAAGCCCGTGTAGAAGATGCCCTGCATGCTACACGCGCTGCGGTTGAAGAAGGTATCGTTGCCGGCGGCGGTGTTGCACTGCTGCGTTGCCGCGCCTGCCTTGATACGCTGGAACTGGATTCAGAAGAAACATTGGGACGTGACATTGTTCGCGCCGCAATGGAAGCTCCGTTGCGTCAGCTCTCTGCCAATGCCGGTGTCGAAGGCGCTGTCGTGGTAGAAAAAGTCATGGGTATGAAGGGCAACGAAGGCTACAATGTAGCAACCGGCGTTTACGAAGATCTGGTGAAAGCCGGTGTCATCGATCCTGCCAAAGTAACACGCTCGGCACTGCAGAACGCAGCCAGCATTGCATCTCTGCTGCTGACCACTGAATGCATGATTACTGAACTTCCTGAAAAGGAAGCTCCAATGCCTGGTGGCGGCGACATGGGCGGCATGGGCGGCATGGGCGGCATGGGTGGCATGGGCGGTATGATGTAATTTAGCATCAGAATTGTCTTTGACATTCTTAAAGCGGGGTGCGTATATTCGCACCCCGCAACATTTTTAACGAAGGAGAATGATCTTGAAGAGCAATTATCTAGAAGGCGCAAAAGAACGCATACCCAATATCCCGCTGCTGGTCAACGTGATATCAAGACGTGTCCGCCAGCTCAACTTGAATGAACGTCCCTTGGTCAAACCTGATTATCGCGAAATGCCTCCGGTGGATATCGCGTTAAAAGAAGTGGCAGAAGGAAAATTAACGGCTGAAATGGCATTTATTCATATGGACGGCGAGGATCTCGACGAACCATTTTCTCTGGACGAAGATTGAATTTGAGCGGCATATATGCCGCTTAATTCCTTATTTATCATGGCTGCAAAAAAGAAAAAGCGACTCACCGGCAATATACTGGCGACCAACCGGAAGGCTTTGCGTGACTACGAAGTAATGGAACGCATTGAGGCCGGTATTGTGCTGTATGGAACGGAAGTGAAGTCGATTCGTGAAGGCAAGGTCAGCATCGACGAAAGTTATGCAAAAATCGAGCGGGGCGAGGTGTATGCCGTGCAGTTAACCATTCAGCCCTATGAATTCGGCAACCGATTCAATCATGAACCTGCCCGCAGTCGAAAGCTTCTGCTTCATAGACGGGAAATTGAGCGCCTGATCGGGCACACGCAGCGCAAGGGTTTTACCCTGATTCCCCTGAAAATGTATCTTTCCAAGGGTAAAATTAAACTGGAAATAGGGGTTTGCCGTGGAAAGAATGTCGTGGATAAGCGCCATGACATTAAATCGAAAGCGGCCGATATGCAGGCGCGTCGAGCGATTGCTCATTTTGCCCGCTAAAACCATTTAACCGAGGGCTTTTCGTATGGATTCTATTATTGACGTAACCTTTCCCGGAGGACGCAGGGTCAACGCCGTAGTCGGTAAACATATCGTTTGCAGTGATCAGGCCGTGGAAGACGGGGGAGAAGATTCGGCTCCCAGTCCTTTCAGTCTGTTTCTCGCATCACTGGCGACCTGTGCCGGTATTACGGCCATCAGTTTCGCAAAACGCGTCGGGCACTCCGGCGAGGGAATTGCCGTACGGCTTATTTCCCATTATCTGGAAGCAGAAAATCGATACGACGAAATTACGTATGAAGTCACCATTCCTGATGACTTTCCTGAAAAGTATCGGGCTAAGCTCGTGGAGCGGGCGAGCAACTGTGCTGTAAAACGCCATATTGTACAACCGCCGGAATTTAAATCTGTGACGATAATAAGCGACTAAACGCACCAGTTGTAGAAAGAACAATGCATGCGCTGTCTTGGTCAGTATAACGATGAACTCGCCGCTCAGCAGCTGAGCGATTATCTCCTTTCGTTCGATATTGCCTGCAATATCGAACAGTCCAATGACCGGTATGATATCTGGATTATTGACGAAGATGACCTGGAGACGGCTGAGGAAAAAATTAACGATTTTATTTCCAAACGGGATTTTCCCGAAACGCAGCGGCAGGTCGATGAAGGCCGTCAGCGACGCGAGCATGCAAAGCAGCGGGCTCAGAAGCTTCATAAAGAGGCGCAGGTTCAGCAGACCAAATACGCGTTGAGTCATATGACGCTGGTGACCTATATGCTCATGGGCCTTTGCGTTGGCGTGTATTTCCTCGGTGATTTTCTTGGAATGGATCGCCTGATGATGTCGCTGCTCATCGGTAATCCGTATCATGCCCCTTTTTCCGATATTCTGCACGGACAGGTCTGGCGGCTGGTAACACCGATTTTTTTGCATTTCGGCATGATTCATATCTTATTCAATATGCTGTGGATGTACGATCTGGGACGCATGCTGGAATCCCGTATGGGTTCAGGCTGGTTTTTACTGCTGGTTCTGGTGATTGCTGTTCCTTCCAACTGCTGCCAGTACGTGATTTCAGGCCCGATGTTCGGTGGCATGTCGGGCGTTGTGTATGGACTGCTTGGTTATATCTGGATGCGGGCTCGGATGCAGCCGTCCAGCGGCTACTTTTTGTATAGTTCGACGGTGACCATGATGCTGATATGGCTGGGTATCGGTTTTCTTTCGACGATCGGTCTTACGCCCTTCGGAAGTATGGCCAATATCGTCCACACCGTCGGATTGCTGGTCGGGGTCGGGCTGGGGGCACTGGTTTCTGTTCGGCTTCGCTGACGTAGGCCATGGGGATATCAGGGATATTTTAACCTGGCAAAGGCGGCAGGCTGAAGGCCATAGGCTGTAAGGTCTGAGCATCAAGGGTTATAAAAACAAGCCGTGTCATCATTCGCCAAACTTTTTTTAAAAAATACAAAATACCGCTTGCAATGCTCCGATATAAGAGTATCGATACGTGCATATCGATACAGATGAATCGATATGAATGTTTCAACTATAAAGGAGTAAGTTATGACACAATGGTTTCGCGTCCCTAAAGACATCATCTTCGGAGCAGATGCTCTGGTGCACCTGAAGACCCTTAAAGGTAAAAAAGCTATGCTGGTCACAGGCGGTCAGTCTATGAAGCGTTTGGGTTTCTTGGATCAGGCTGCGGTCTATCTGCAGGATGCTGGAATGGAAACCGCCGTTGTGGATGGTGTGGAGCCCAATCCTTCTGTTGATACAGTTATTCGCGGTGCTAAAGAAATGCAGGCCTTTGAGCCGGACTGGATTATTGCCATCGGCGGCGGTTCTGCGCTGGATGCCGCTAAAATTATGTGGGCTTTTTACGAATATCCTGAATTGAAATTCGAAGATATCATTGAACCGGGATCCATGCCCGAACTGCGCAAAAAAGCCCGCTTCGCCGCTATTCCTTCGACCAGTGGCACGGCTTCGGAAATCACCGCTTTTTCTGTGATTACCGATACCGCCAATCATATCAAATACCCTATCGTTTCTTATGAAATCACACCGGATATCGCCATCCTTGATCCCGCCCTGCCTGCAGCCATGCCTCCGGCTGTGACTGCCAATACCGGAATGGACGTGATGGCTCATGCCATAGAAGCTGTTGCATCAACGGCCGCCAGCAGCTATACCGACCCTCTGGCTATGGAAGCCATCAAGCTTGTTTATGAATTTCTGCCTGTAGCCTATGCCAAAGGCGATGACATGGAAGCCCGCGCACATATGCACAATGCCTCCACTCTCGCCGGAATGGCTTTCACCAACTCTTCGCTGGGTCTGGTGCACAGTCTGGCTCATAAAGTCGGTGGGGAATTCGGTATAACCCACGGGTTGGCCAATGCGATTCTGATGCCCTACATCATTCAGTTTAATCGCAAGGCAACCGATAAATACAAAGCAGTAGAAGCGATGCTGGGTGTGGAAGACCTGCCTGCCGCATTGAAAGCGATGAACGCCAAACTCAATATCCCTGTCGCTCTCAAAGATGTGACGGAAGTAGAAATGACGGAAGATACATTCCTGCAGGTTCTTGAACGTATGTCGAAAAATGCCTTCGAAGATCCCTGCACATTGACCAACCCTGCGGCCTCTTCTCCTGAAGCCGTAAAAGCCATTTACATGGCCGCGTATTACGGAAAAGATATGGATTGATTTTTTTGACTCCGACTCTGTGATTGTTGTTTGATGCAAAACAGGCGGGCAGTTATGCCCGCCTGTGTCTATTTAAACGGTTCCTATTTCTTTAAAACAGCATCCAGCACCATTTGTTTTTCCATTTTCTTCGTGCAGAAAAACCAGTCCTGACAAACCATATCTTCTTTGCCGTCCATCCGGTTTTTCGCCGAACCGCAGGATCCTGCCGGCGACATAATGACATCGTCGCCTGGACGCCAGTCCGCCGGAGTAGCAACACCAAAGGCATCGGCGGTTTTCATGGCAATCAAAGCACGATAGATTTCATCGAAGTTGCGTCCCAAACTCAGCGGATA
The sequence above is drawn from the Spartobacteria bacterium genome and encodes:
- a CDS encoding co-chaperone GroES, encoding MNIQPLADRVLVEPLKLDEVNKGGIIIPDSAQEKPQEGVVIAIGTGKIDDNGKKQEFNVSVGDRVLMPKYGGTEVKIDDKKYQILREDDILAIIK
- the groL gene encoding chaperonin GroEL — protein: MTAKQLKFDTEARQSILIGVEKLSRAVKVTLGPRGRNVILDKKYGSPTVTKDGVSVAKEIELENPFENMGAQMVREVASKTSDIAGDGTTTATVLAEAIYRAGLKNVTAGANPMFIKRGIEKSVEAAIAELQTLSKKVEDSSEIAQVATISANGDTTIGSIIAEAMDKVGKDGTITVEEAKSIETYLTVVEGMQFDKGYLSPYFVTNSESMEVVLENPYILIYEKKVSNLQDLLPVLQNIAKSGRPLLIIAEDVEGEALATLVVNKLRGTLNACAVKAPGFGDRRKAMLEDIAVLTGGRFITEDLGIKLESVQLEDLGSVKRVTITKENTTLVEGAGETPEIQARIAQIRRQIEDTSSDYDREKLQERLAKLAGGVAVINIGAATETEMKEKKARVEDALHATRAAVEEGIVAGGGVALLRCRACLDTLELDSEETLGRDIVRAAMEAPLRQLSANAGVEGAVVVEKVMGMKGNEGYNVATGVYEDLVKAGVIDPAKVTRSALQNAASIASLLLTTECMITELPEKEAPMPGGGDMGGMGGMGGMGGMGGMM
- the rpoZ gene encoding DNA-directed RNA polymerase subunit omega; amino-acid sequence: MILKSNYLEGAKERIPNIPLLVNVISRRVRQLNLNERPLVKPDYREMPPVDIALKEVAEGKLTAEMAFIHMDGEDLDEPFSLDED
- the smpB gene encoding SsrA-binding protein SmpB, producing MAAKKKKRLTGNILATNRKALRDYEVMERIEAGIVLYGTEVKSIREGKVSIDESYAKIERGEVYAVQLTIQPYEFGNRFNHEPARSRKLLLHRREIERLIGHTQRKGFTLIPLKMYLSKGKIKLEIGVCRGKNVVDKRHDIKSKAADMQARRAIAHFAR
- a CDS encoding osmotically inducible protein OsmC, encoding MDSIIDVTFPGGRRVNAVVGKHIVCSDQAVEDGGEDSAPSPFSLFLASLATCAGITAISFAKRVGHSGEGIAVRLISHYLEAENRYDEITYEVTIPDDFPEKYRAKLVERASNCAVKRHIVQPPEFKSVTIISD
- a CDS encoding rhomboid family intramembrane serine protease: MRCLGQYNDELAAQQLSDYLLSFDIACNIEQSNDRYDIWIIDEDDLETAEEKINDFISKRDFPETQRQVDEGRQRREHAKQRAQKLHKEAQVQQTKYALSHMTLVTYMLMGLCVGVYFLGDFLGMDRLMMSLLIGNPYHAPFSDILHGQVWRLVTPIFLHFGMIHILFNMLWMYDLGRMLESRMGSGWFLLLVLVIAVPSNCCQYVISGPMFGGMSGVVYGLLGYIWMRARMQPSSGYFLYSSTVTMMLIWLGIGFLSTIGLTPFGSMANIVHTVGLLVGVGLGALVSVRLR
- a CDS encoding iron-containing alcohol dehydrogenase — protein: MTQWFRVPKDIIFGADALVHLKTLKGKKAMLVTGGQSMKRLGFLDQAAVYLQDAGMETAVVDGVEPNPSVDTVIRGAKEMQAFEPDWIIAIGGGSALDAAKIMWAFYEYPELKFEDIIEPGSMPELRKKARFAAIPSTSGTASEITAFSVITDTANHIKYPIVSYEITPDIAILDPALPAAMPPAVTANTGMDVMAHAIEAVASTAASSYTDPLAMEAIKLVYEFLPVAYAKGDDMEARAHMHNASTLAGMAFTNSSLGLVHSLAHKVGGEFGITHGLANAILMPYIIQFNRKATDKYKAVEAMLGVEDLPAALKAMNAKLNIPVALKDVTEVEMTEDTFLQVLERMSKNAFEDPCTLTNPAASSPEAVKAIYMAAYYGKDMD